From Macaca mulatta isolate MMU2019108-1 chromosome 3, T2T-MMU8v2.0, whole genome shotgun sequence, the proteins below share one genomic window:
- the CHST12 gene encoding carbohydrate sulfotransferase 12, whose product MTKARLFRLWLVLGSAFMILLIIVYWDSAGAAHFYLHTSFSRPHAGPPLPTPGPDRDRELTADSDVDEFLDKFLGASVKQSDLPRKETEQPPAPGSMEESVRGYDWSPRDARRSPDQGRQQAERRSVLRGFCANSSLAFPTKERAFDDIPNSELSHLIVDDRHGAIYCYVPKVACTNWKRVMIVLSGSLLHRGVPYRDPLRIPREHVHNASAHLTFNKFWRRYGKLSRHLMKVKLKKYTKFLFVRDPFVRLISAFRSKFELENEEFYRKFAVPMLRLYANHTSLPASAREAFRAGLKVSFANFIQYLLDPHTEKLAPFNEHWRQVYRLCHPCQIDYDFVGKLETLDEDAAQLLQLLQVDRHLRFPPSYRNRTASSWEEDWFAKIPLAWRQQLYKLYEADFVLFGYPKPENLLRD is encoded by the coding sequence ATGACCAAGGCCCGGCTGTTCCGGCTGTGGCTGGTGCTGGGGTCGGCGTTCATGATCCTGCTGATCATCGTGTACTGGGACAGCGCGGGCGCCGCGCACTTCTACCTGCACACGTCCTTCTCCAGGCCGCACGCCGGGCCGCCGCTGCCCACGCCCGGGCCGGACAGGGACAGGGAGCTCACGGCCGACTCCGACGTCGACGAGTTTCTGGACAAGTTTCTCGGTGCCAGCGTGAAGCAGAGCGACCTTCCCAGAAAGGAGACGGAGCAGCCGCCCGCGCCGGGGAGCATGGAGGAGAGCGTGAGAGGCTACGACTGGTCCCCGCGCGACGCCCGGCGCAGCCCGGACCAGGGCCGGCAGCAGGCGGAGCGGAGGAGCGTGCTGCGGGGCTTCTGCGCCAACTCCAGCCTGGCCTTCCCCACCAAGGAGCGCGCGTTCGACGACATCCCCAACTCGGAGCTGAGCCACCTGATCGTGGACGACCGGCACGGCGCCATCTACTGCTACGTGCCCAAGGTGGCCTGCACCAACTGGAAGCGTGTGATGATCGTGCTGAGCGGGAGCCTGCTGCACCGCGGCGTGCCCTACCGCGACCCGCTGCGCATCCCCCGTGAGCATGTGCACAACGCCAGCGCGCACCTGACCTTCAACAAGTTCTGGCGCCGCTACGGGAAGCTCTCCCGCCACCTCATGAAGGTCAAGCTCAAGAAGTACACCAAGTTCCTCTTCGTGCGCGACCCCTTCGTGCGCCTCATCTCCGCCTTCCGCAGCAAGTTCGAGCTGGAGAACGAGGAGTTCTACCGCAAGTTCGCCGTGCCCATGCTGCGGCTGTACGCCAACCACACCAGCCTGCCCGCCTCGGCGCGCGAGGCCTTCCGCGCCGGCCTCAAGGTGTCCTTCGCCAACTTCATCCAGTACCTGCTGGACCCGCACACAGAGAAGCTGGCGCCCTTCAACGAGCACTGGCGGCAGGTGTACCGCCTCTGCCACCCGTGCCAGATCGACTACGACTTCGTGGGGAAGCTGGAGACGCTGGACGAGGACGCCGcgcagctgctgcagctgctcCAGGTGGACCGGCACCTCCGCTTCCCCCCGAGCTACCGGAACAGGACCGCCAGCAGCTGGGAGGAGGACTGGTTCGCCAAGATCCCCCTGGCCTGGAGGCAGCAGCTGTACAAACTCTACGAGGCCGACTTTGTTCTCTTCGGCTACCCCAAGCCCGAAAACCTCCTCCGAGACTGA